The Shewanella mangrovisoli genome has a window encoding:
- a CDS encoding efflux RND transporter periplasmic adaptor subunit → MSNGVQLPPAPVEDNQHLKTTLLITAVFLALVLGGVYYWKAYLAGHQSHWQPQTVPVSAMQVTAGPLPMQLTAVGELTAVQQVTLSADVAGRVDAIKFHSGEHVKPQQLLVELYNGPEQAALQAAQARLAYAKHQLARSQQLAPSGAESLDVLQERQSAFVQAQADVQAAQAQLRQKQILAPFAGELGIRQIDLGEYINPGAAAVTLTALDKLYVEFTLPQQNFAAIKVGGDIMLSSDVYPQQQFSAKVHAVEPQLDSDTRNIRVQGEFNNAEQLLRPGMYVNAALQLPAEQNTIVVPATAVQTSAQGYSMVVVRGDNAKQGKADIVAVEIGKRIDNRIQITSGIQAGDVIVVTGQNRVQPGADVVVQNLLAAGE, encoded by the coding sequence ATGAGTAATGGCGTTCAACTGCCTCCTGCCCCTGTCGAAGACAACCAGCACTTAAAAACCACATTGCTTATCACGGCGGTTTTTCTCGCCCTAGTGTTAGGTGGCGTTTATTACTGGAAGGCCTACCTCGCGGGTCACCAAAGCCATTGGCAGCCGCAAACTGTGCCAGTCAGTGCAATGCAAGTCACTGCGGGGCCGTTACCTATGCAATTGACTGCTGTCGGTGAGTTAACCGCGGTGCAGCAAGTGACCTTATCCGCTGATGTAGCTGGGCGCGTAGATGCGATTAAGTTTCACTCGGGTGAACACGTTAAACCACAGCAGCTACTGGTGGAGTTATATAACGGCCCCGAGCAAGCCGCACTGCAAGCGGCGCAGGCGCGCCTCGCATATGCCAAGCATCAACTGGCGCGCTCGCAGCAATTAGCCCCATCAGGTGCAGAATCATTGGATGTGTTGCAAGAGCGTCAATCGGCATTTGTCCAAGCGCAAGCCGATGTGCAAGCCGCACAAGCACAACTGCGCCAAAAGCAGATCTTAGCCCCGTTTGCTGGTGAGTTAGGGATCCGCCAAATTGACCTTGGTGAATACATCAATCCCGGTGCAGCGGCTGTCACACTGACCGCGCTCGATAAGTTGTATGTGGAATTTACCCTGCCACAGCAAAACTTTGCCGCCATTAAGGTGGGCGGCGACATTATGCTCAGCAGCGATGTCTATCCGCAGCAGCAATTCAGCGCTAAGGTTCATGCCGTTGAACCGCAACTAGACAGCGATACCCGTAACATTCGCGTACAGGGTGAGTTTAATAATGCCGAGCAACTGCTACGCCCCGGTATGTACGTCAATGCAGCGCTGCAATTACCCGCCGAACAAAACACCATAGTGGTCCCTGCTACGGCCGTACAAACCTCAGCCCAAGGCTACAGCATGGTGGTGGTTCGGGGCGATAACGCCAAACAAGGCAAAGCCGATATCGTTGCGGTGGAGATTGGTAAACGCATCGACAATCGCATTCAAATCACCAGTGGTATTCAAGCGGGTGACGTGATTGTCGTGACTGGCCAAAACCGCGTGCAACCCGGTGCTGACGTTGTAGTACAAAATCTACTGGCCGCAGGAGAGTAA
- a CDS encoding efflux RND transporter permease subunit, which translates to MHFTDLFIRRPILSIVVSLMILLIGISATYNLPIRQYPQMESATITIDTALPGATQDMMQGFVTTPIAQAISTASGIEYITSTSSQGKSHISAKLVLNADADRSMTEILSKVQTVKYRLPEGVTDPVIAKITDGASAIQYLAFVSDTLSPPQIADFISRVAQPLITSVPGVASANVVGGASFAMRIWVDPVKLAARGMTASDVASALRSNNIQASPGQLKGDATALNITAGTDLRSVDAFRQMVLKQGNQGVVRLQDVATVELGGQNYDSAMLASNRRAVSVAISPTPDGNPLDIVAQINDLIDDMQKVAPPGLEVISQFDVAHFVDASIEEVAHTLVEAIAIVVVVIFLFLGTFRAVIIPIVTIPLSLLGTAALMLAFGFSLNLLTLLAMVLAIGLVVDDAIVVVENIHRHIEEGLSPFNAALKGAREIVGPVIAMTITLAAVYAPIGMMGGLTGALFREFAFTLAGSVIVSGVVALTLSPMMSGKLLESRQSESKLAQWIERYMEGLTTRYVKLLDKTLVSRPAVLLVGVVILAAIGVLFSGAKRELAPAEDMGYIFAQTKGPQYANVDYTAKYSTQVDKLFQDLPEFERSFFAIANDEANVGFGGVILKEWSERERSADEIQGQLAGMTAGVDGVYTSLFQDSPLPASTGGLPVQMVIRSSGEFGELYQTLMGLKGAAYGSGLFAFVDSDLAFDSAEAHIDIDRDKAGELGISMAEIADTLAILVGENYINRFNWFDRSYDVITQVPQTERLTPDNLGNYYVRTGAGKLVPLSTVVSVEIKPQPNKLPQFNQMNSATLSAVLMPGVTMGQAVSFLQQQALPDGTTVDWLSNSRQFVHEGNRLTVSFAFALIVIFLVLAAQFESFRDPLVILVTVPLAVCGALVPIYLGFTTLNIYTQIGLVTLIGLISKHGILMVSFANDMQLHEKMSKLDAIRHAAAVRMRPVLMTTAAMVAGLVPLLFAAGAGAASRFAIGIVVVMGMLIGTLFTLFVLPTIYTLLAANHQHDQHHDVATTDNTTEVAHG; encoded by the coding sequence ATGCACTTTACCGACCTCTTTATTCGGCGGCCGATATTATCGATCGTCGTCAGTTTGATGATCCTGCTGATTGGGATCAGCGCCACCTATAACCTGCCCATCCGCCAGTATCCGCAGATGGAAAGCGCCACGATTACCATTGATACCGCGTTACCCGGTGCCACGCAGGACATGATGCAAGGTTTTGTGACCACACCGATTGCCCAAGCCATTTCTACCGCAAGTGGCATCGAGTACATCACCTCGACCTCAAGCCAAGGTAAAAGTCATATCTCGGCCAAATTGGTGCTCAATGCCGATGCGGACCGCTCTATGACTGAAATTCTGTCCAAAGTGCAAACGGTAAAATATCGTCTGCCTGAAGGCGTGACCGATCCAGTGATCGCCAAAATTACCGATGGTGCCTCAGCCATTCAATATCTGGCGTTTGTCAGTGACACCTTGTCACCGCCACAAATTGCTGACTTTATCTCCCGTGTGGCACAACCACTGATTACTTCGGTTCCTGGTGTCGCATCGGCTAACGTCGTTGGCGGCGCATCATTCGCCATGCGTATTTGGGTCGACCCAGTCAAACTGGCCGCCCGAGGAATGACGGCGAGCGATGTTGCCAGCGCCTTGCGTAGCAACAATATCCAAGCATCACCGGGACAATTAAAAGGCGACGCCACTGCATTAAATATCACCGCGGGCACCGACCTACGCAGCGTCGATGCCTTCCGCCAGATGGTGCTCAAGCAAGGCAACCAAGGTGTTGTGCGCCTACAGGATGTGGCAACCGTCGAACTTGGTGGGCAAAACTACGATTCCGCCATGCTGGCCTCTAACCGCCGCGCGGTATCTGTGGCGATTTCACCAACGCCTGACGGCAACCCGCTGGATATCGTAGCTCAGATCAATGACTTGATTGATGATATGCAGAAAGTTGCTCCGCCCGGCTTAGAAGTGATTAGCCAGTTCGATGTGGCGCATTTCGTCGATGCCTCTATCGAGGAAGTCGCCCATACGCTGGTTGAAGCGATTGCCATCGTGGTGGTGGTCATTTTCCTATTCCTCGGTACGTTCCGCGCGGTCATTATTCCCATCGTTACCATTCCACTGTCATTGCTCGGTACTGCCGCACTGATGTTAGCCTTTGGCTTCTCGCTGAATCTACTGACCTTACTGGCGATGGTGTTGGCGATTGGTCTGGTGGTGGATGACGCGATTGTGGTGGTAGAAAACATTCACCGTCATATTGAGGAAGGATTATCCCCCTTTAACGCCGCCCTTAAAGGCGCACGCGAAATTGTTGGGCCAGTTATCGCCATGACCATCACTCTCGCCGCTGTGTATGCACCTATCGGCATGATGGGCGGTTTGACCGGCGCCCTATTCCGTGAGTTTGCCTTTACCCTCGCAGGCTCTGTGATCGTCTCCGGCGTGGTGGCACTAACCCTCTCGCCAATGATGAGTGGCAAGTTATTGGAATCGCGTCAATCCGAATCGAAATTGGCGCAGTGGATTGAGCGTTACATGGAAGGCCTCACCACCCGTTACGTCAAACTACTGGATAAAACCTTAGTGTCGCGCCCTGCCGTGCTGCTGGTCGGTGTGGTCATTCTGGCGGCGATTGGCGTATTGTTCAGTGGTGCGAAACGTGAGTTGGCGCCCGCCGAAGATATGGGTTACATCTTCGCGCAAACCAAAGGGCCGCAATATGCCAACGTAGACTACACAGCCAAATACAGCACCCAAGTAGACAAGCTATTCCAAGACTTACCTGAATTTGAACGCAGTTTCTTTGCCATTGCCAACGATGAAGCTAACGTGGGCTTTGGCGGCGTCATTCTCAAAGAATGGTCAGAGCGTGAGCGTAGCGCCGACGAAATCCAAGGCCAATTAGCGGGCATGACCGCAGGCGTGGATGGCGTGTATACCTCGCTATTCCAAGACAGTCCGTTGCCAGCGTCGACTGGTGGTTTGCCGGTACAGATGGTGATCCGCTCCTCCGGTGAATTTGGTGAACTGTACCAAACACTGATGGGGCTTAAAGGTGCGGCTTATGGCAGTGGTTTATTTGCCTTCGTTGATAGCGATTTAGCTTTTGATAGCGCCGAAGCCCATATTGATATCGACCGCGATAAAGCTGGTGAACTCGGGATCAGCATGGCCGAAATCGCTGATACGCTGGCTATTTTGGTTGGTGAGAACTACATCAACCGCTTTAACTGGTTTGATCGCTCATATGATGTGATCACGCAAGTGCCACAAACTGAACGCCTCACACCAGATAATCTTGGTAATTACTACGTGCGTACTGGCGCTGGTAAGTTAGTGCCGTTATCAACTGTGGTTAGCGTTGAGATTAAACCGCAACCGAACAAACTGCCGCAATTCAACCAGATGAACTCTGCGACACTCTCTGCGGTATTGATGCCGGGCGTCACCATGGGTCAAGCCGTAAGCTTCTTACAGCAGCAAGCGTTGCCAGATGGCACCACAGTCGATTGGCTGTCTAACAGTCGCCAATTTGTGCATGAAGGCAACCGCTTGACCGTGTCGTTCGCCTTTGCCTTGATTGTGATTTTCTTGGTACTGGCAGCGCAGTTTGAGAGCTTTCGCGATCCCTTGGTCATTCTGGTGACTGTGCCACTGGCAGTTTGTGGTGCATTAGTGCCTATTTATCTTGGCTTTACTACGCTCAACATCTACACCCAGATTGGGCTTGTGACACTGATTGGTTTGATCTCAAAACACGGGATTTTGATGGTGTCGTTCGCTAACGATATGCAGTTGCACGAGAAGATGAGCAAGCTAGACGCCATTCGTCACGCTGCGGCTGTGCGGATGCGACCCGTATTGATGACGACAGCGGCCATGGTGGCGGGTTTAGTACCGTTGCTATTTGCCGCTGGCGCGGGCGCGGCGAGCCGTTTCGCTATCGGTATTGTGGTCGTGATGGGCATGTTGATCGGTACGCTGTTTACCTTGTTTGTGCTGCCAACGATTTACACCCTGCTGGCAGCGAATCACCAACATGACCAACATCACGATGTTGCCACAACTGATAACACCACGGAGGTGGCCCATGGTTAA
- a CDS encoding efflux transporter outer membrane subunit — protein sequence MVKLHSAHKLRPLALLLPLVLNACSTAPNPQDYAPHAVNVGEFVSLVDGQESVQPLPNDWWQLYHDPRLNQLVTQALSANNDLRVAEANLRRAQAVLKQSKSDRLPSTNLSGGASYGDAEPTVTDEQWTESTGLSVAWEADFWGRISQAIDAANADVAAELAARDLVRVTVAAQTTRAYLNLCAYGNQLQVVQDSLANSLQQRDIVAAQWQAGKVTESALASAESVVETVKSQLPMAQAAKQNALFELAALLGVTPAEAPANLQDCRLPPSVSLALPVGDGSELLRRRPDLRQAEQALAADIARVGVATADLYPRITLGASANYLHNDVIKGSDSFSYGIGPLISWNFPNTSAARARLTQAKAQADASVASFDAQVLNALKEVEQALTSLNAVTEQQQALARAEQQANRAYTLDKARFDVGAIAHVQLLVSQRNMLDSRAANAESQVALTNAQVDLFKALGGGWQPISSASIDSAKAD from the coding sequence ATGGTTAAGTTACATTCAGCTCATAAGCTGCGTCCGTTAGCGTTATTGCTACCGCTCGTGCTTAATGCATGCAGCACTGCGCCTAATCCACAAGATTACGCACCGCACGCGGTTAATGTCGGCGAGTTTGTCAGCCTTGTTGATGGCCAAGAATCGGTGCAACCCTTGCCAAATGATTGGTGGCAGCTGTACCACGACCCGCGCTTAAACCAGCTAGTGACACAGGCGCTAAGTGCCAACAATGATCTACGCGTTGCAGAGGCAAATCTTCGCCGTGCGCAAGCCGTGCTAAAACAGTCAAAATCAGACAGATTGCCATCGACTAACCTATCCGGCGGCGCCAGTTATGGCGATGCCGAGCCAACGGTCACGGATGAACAATGGACGGAGTCGACTGGCTTGTCAGTGGCATGGGAAGCGGACTTTTGGGGCCGCATCAGCCAAGCCATTGATGCGGCCAATGCCGATGTCGCTGCGGAGCTAGCCGCACGCGATTTAGTGCGAGTCACCGTTGCGGCGCAGACGACCCGCGCTTACCTCAATCTGTGTGCCTACGGCAATCAGTTACAAGTGGTCCAAGACTCACTCGCTAACAGCCTACAGCAGCGGGACATCGTGGCGGCACAGTGGCAAGCAGGCAAAGTGACCGAATCTGCGCTCGCCAGTGCTGAATCAGTAGTGGAAACCGTGAAGTCGCAGCTTCCGATGGCGCAGGCAGCAAAGCAGAATGCGCTGTTTGAGCTAGCAGCGCTGCTGGGGGTAACGCCAGCTGAAGCCCCCGCTAACTTACAAGATTGTCGGTTACCACCGAGCGTGTCGCTGGCGTTGCCCGTGGGTGATGGTTCAGAGCTACTGCGTCGTAGGCCCGATCTGCGCCAAGCGGAACAGGCGTTGGCGGCGGATATCGCCCGTGTTGGCGTGGCCACCGCTGATCTGTATCCACGTATCACGTTAGGCGCATCGGCCAACTATCTGCATAACGATGTAATCAAAGGCAGCGATAGCTTTAGTTATGGTATTGGGCCACTCATTTCGTGGAATTTTCCAAACACTTCAGCGGCAAGAGCACGTTTAACTCAAGCAAAAGCCCAAGCAGATGCTTCGGTAGCGAGCTTTGATGCGCAGGTGTTAAACGCGCTAAAAGAAGTGGAGCAAGCATTGACCTCGTTAAACGCGGTGACCGAGCAGCAACAGGCGTTAGCACGTGCAGAACAACAAGCTAACCGTGCTTACACGCTCGATAAAGCTCGCTTTGATGTGGGAGCGATTGCCCATGTGCAGTTGTTGGTGAGTCAGCGCAACATGCTTGATAGCCGCGCTGCAAATGCTGAGTCGCAAGTCGCGTTAACCAACGCACAGGTCGATCTGTTTAAGGCATTAGGTGGTGGTTGGCAGCCGATATCATCGGCAAGTATTGATTCAGCTAAAGCGGATTAA
- the soxR gene encoding redox-sensitive transcriptional activator SoxR encodes MDNTGALSVGEVAKRSGVAVSALHFYETKGLITSTRNGGNQRRYERSVLRRIAIIRVAQQAGLPLHEIKAHLDTLPNSAISAKEWSELSKEWHAMLTKRIQTLIMLRDKMEGCIGCGCLSLSDCPLRNPDDELAKEGPGAHLLDDL; translated from the coding sequence ATGGATAACACCGGAGCTTTGTCTGTGGGTGAAGTAGCCAAACGCAGCGGTGTCGCCGTATCTGCGCTGCATTTTTATGAAACCAAAGGGTTGATCACTAGTACACGTAATGGTGGAAATCAGCGTCGCTATGAGCGAAGTGTCCTACGCCGAATTGCTATTATCCGTGTTGCACAGCAGGCTGGACTCCCTCTACACGAAATTAAAGCGCACCTCGACACCTTGCCTAATAGCGCTATTTCAGCAAAGGAATGGAGTGAACTCAGCAAAGAGTGGCACGCGATGCTCACTAAACGTATACAAACATTGATAATGCTTCGAGATAAAATGGAAGGTTGTATCGGCTGTGGCTGTTTATCACTCAGTGACTGTCCGCTTAGAAACCCTGACGATGAGTTGGCAAAAGAAGGCCCGGGTGCACACCTACTCGATGATCTTTGA